From a region of the Calliphora vicina unplaced genomic scaffold, idCalVici1.1 scaffold_119, whole genome shotgun sequence genome:
- the LOC135963115 gene encoding histone H2B-like, which produces MPPKASGKATKKAGKAQKNITKSDKTRKRKRKESYAIYIYKVLKQVHPDTGISSKAMSIMNSFVNDIFERIAAEASRLAQYNKRSTITSREIQTAVRLLLPGELAKHAVSEGTKAVTKYTSSK; this is translated from the coding sequence atgccCCCTAAAGCAAGTGGAAAAGCAACAAAGAAGGCTGGCAAGGCCCAAAAGAATATTACCAAGAGTGATAAGACCAGGAAACGCAAACGTAAGGAAAGTTATGCCATCTACATTTACAAAGTGTTGAAGCAAGTACATCCCGATACTGGTATTTCCTCAAAGGCCATGAGTATCATGAACAGTTTTGTTAATGATATTTTCGAACGTATTGCTGCTGAAGCATCTCGTTTGGCTCAATACAACAAACGTTCGACCATCACCAGTCGGGAAATTCAAACTGCCGTCCGTCTATTGTTGCCCGGTGAATTGGCTAAGCACGCTGTCAGTGAAGGCACCAAGGCTGTAACCAAATACACCAGCTccaagtaa
- the LOC135963103 gene encoding histone H1-like translates to MSDSAVVENTASPVAAPAAEKKAKKVTSAKAKKPSAAPSHPPTQQMVDAAIKTLKERGGSSLAAIKKYMAGTYKVDAQKLAPFIKKYLKSAVTSGKLIQTKGKGASGSFKLSAAASKEPKEKKKVAAAADKKKKSAAAAKKKAAAVSAKKPSAAKKTAEKKKTEKVNAKTAKKTGTVKAKTTKKAPATKPKAPKAKTAVAAKPKKASPVKKPAAKKAVAKK, encoded by the coding sequence ATGTCTGATTCCGCTGTTGTTGAAAATACTGCCTCTCCCGTTGCTGCTCCAGCAGCTGAGAAAAAGGCGAAAAAAGTTACTTCTGCCAAGGCAAAGAAACCATCAGCTGCACCATCTCATCCTCCAACTCAACAAATGGTTGATGCAGCCATTAAAACTTTAAAGGAACGCGGTGGTTCATCTCTTGCAGCTATTAAGAAATACATGGCCGGTACTTATAAGGTAGATGCACAGAAATTGGCTCCTTTCATCAAGAAATATTTGAAGAGTGCCGTAACTAGTGGAAAACTAATTCAAACAAAAGGTAAGGGTGCTTCTGGTTCATTCAAATTGTCAGCTGCTGCCTCAAAAGAGcctaaagaaaagaaaaaagtagcTGCTGCTGCAGACAAAAAGAAAAAGTCAGCCGCCGCTGCCAAGAAGAAGGCTGCTGCAGTCTCAGCTAAAAAACCATCTGCCGCTAAAAAGACTGCTGAGAAGAAGAAGACCGAAAAGGTCAATGCTAAAACTGCTAAGAAGACTGGCACAGTTAAAGCAAAAACCACCAAAAAGGCTCCAGCAACAAAACCAAAAGCACCCAAAGCAAAAACCGCTGTTGCAGCCAAGCCCAAAAAGGCATCACCAGTCAAGAAACCAGCTGCCAAAAAGGCAGTCGCCAAAAAGTAa